CCATTGCCCGCCATGGTGGTAAAAGATTTGAAAATTTACAAATAGCTTTTGATTTTCGGGATCGCCATTACGAAGCATCCCGCCAAGGCGGCATTTATACGTATACCCGATCTTTTACCGATTCTACGGGCCAGGTGAAGGATGTTTTAACCAACGATTCGTTTACCCGCACCATTAACGGACAAGTGCAAAAACTACCCGACGAGCGGGTGAAAGCTTTTACGGCTTCGGTAAATTCGGTTATTTATTTTGCCTTGCTACCGTTTGGGTTAAATGATCCGGCCGTTAAAAAAGAACTAATCGGCACCACTACCATTAAAAATACGCCTTACGCTAAAATAAAAATAACCTTTACGCAGGAAGGCGGCGGTACTGATTTTAAGGATGAGTTTTTATACTTTATCAATCAACAAACC
The sequence above is a segment of the Adhaeribacter swui genome. Coding sequences within it:
- a CDS encoding DUF6503 family protein; the encoded protein is MRSIQLLALFVLICLGSGCQSRQTKQEAAPTEPADKEAQQIVDKAIARHGGKRFENLQIAFDFRDRHYEASRQGGIYTYTRSFTDSTGQVKDVLTNDSFTRTINGQVQKLPDERVKAFTASVNSVIYFALLPFGLNDPAVKKELIGTTTIKNTPYAKIKITFTQEGGGTDFKDEFLYFINQQTNTLDYFGYTYATEGGGIRFREAINPREIKGIRFQDYVNYAPTDSLDFWQIEQQFSAGKLKEFSRIELQNIQVKNS